ccatAACGGAGCTGCTCTCGAGGCAGCCCCCAACGGAAGGCCAAGGTAAGTCATAGGGAGTGCAGAAATCTTACACCCTAGAATATTCGCCAAATATCTTAAACGTTGCACACCtccaataggcaccatctctGATTTATCAAGGTTCACTTTCAATCCCGAAgctgcttcaaaacaaagtaaaagTGCCTTCAAGACTCGGACCTGGTTGTAATCAGCCTCGCAGAAAATAAGGGTATCATCTGCAAGGTGGGAAGAATAGTTCGGGCAAAACCATACAATTTCGTGTATATGTAGTTCGGGTATCAGGTAATAACTGACTTGAACCAATTAAATCTGGAAGATTATCGGAAATTTTCTGATTCCGAACCGTGTTGAAACAGTTGGAGTATTTCTAGTTGGGCCGGACCCGAAATTTGGTGCAGTCATGACAAGCGGCTTTTATATAAGCCCTAACTGAAACCCCCACCCATGCCAATAACTCACAAACCTTACgttctatatataattgatgAAAAAATCCCATGCCAcaataataaagagagaaaaaagaacagaaaacaaACTGAACAACACGAAATGTATCACCAACAAGCATTAACTCAACTCCGGTGAACAAAGCAACCCCCTCTCCTCTTTGTGTCCATGAGAACCATTTACCTAAAGGAGCTTATTTAAATATGAACAAACTCCTAAGCCCCAAACCAACTTGACAAGGAGAGCTTTGTCTTCCAATTTACAAAATGAGCTTTTTCGAAATAATGTTCaattacccccccccccccccccccccaaaacaaaacaaacacacaaaaaaaaaaaaaaaaaaatctctataaaATCTTATAAAGTTGATCTACAATTGAATAAGCAACAGTGAATGAAGAAATAAGGCAGGTAAGAAAACTAAAGAAGACTGTTGAAAGCAAAGTAAACTTTAGTTTCTTTTGATGGTGCTGCCTCTCATCAAACCATGTATCTATGAATCTACATTATACACATAAAAATGAGACTTTGGAAACCAAATTGACACTTGAAATATTAGTgtgctaaaataaattaagtaaaaatatcaTTATATTCATACTCAAGTGAAAATAATATGCCCAAGATATGTATCAAGAAACATCCTTTGGTACAACAGGTATTAAGCAAATCACAGAAAAGAGAAACATTAACTGGACTTCTGGGGgtatataaattcataatagaTAGATATGTAAATAGATATAGATAGGAGATATATCTACCATATCTATTTCTATTTACATCTGTAAATATCTATGTTTTTGTCTATTTGTATCAATATGTACACATTGtgaaaacattttttttgataggtaatcaaaACTGTATTAATCAAAGAAAGCGCCATTGCTGTTGATTTCAATGGAATGGTcctccatgattttcttgtctctcttGCGCCCACTTAAAGGGGCAGTTTCTTGTAAATACTGGCCCATTGTGAAAACATAAGCACTCACTAAGGTACAATGAGTTACATGTATATTAATTGATGCCACTGAGCTAGCAGAAATTGGGGAACCTCACTTTTAAGTGTTCATGGGCTTCTTTGACAGTTTTCCcgtcatttttcttcttccaattaTGACCATCCTTCCGGAAGTTCCTAAGCACCTTACGGTCAAACAATAGAATAGTGCCACCTGTTACATTAACCATAAAAATACACAACATAAAAATATCAGTAAATGATATCATATACCAAGCTATAAAAGAAGCTTTTAAAAACCATGCATAATTTCATCAAATCCATACAAGAAATATGCTTTTTTGTTCTTAATTCTAACATATGTGAGAGCTACAAAGCCATAACCATTTCATATTACCATTATGcacttggttttttttatagttaatattatGTACTTAAATATATTACACATGAACGAATTCATATGCAACATGATTAGAGCCTATCCCATAGAGTAGTGTGGGACTTGGATCATGCCACCTATGATGTAATGGTCTGAAGAGGATGTCGAAAATTTAAGGGAAGGAGATTATAATACCCCATACTGAGCCATAATCATTCCATATTACTATTATGCACCTgattttttatagttaatattatGTACTTAAATATATTCATGAACAAATTCATATGCAATGTGATAAGAGCTTATCCCATCTAGTAGTGTGGGACTTAGTCATGCCACCTATGATGGAATGGTCCAACGGGGACGTCAGAAATTTAAGGAGAAGAGATTATAACACCCCATACCGAGTGATGAGTGTAGATGGTGTATGGGAACATTGTTTAGGAGGGAGAAGTTCTAactctttataatgattctaaTGTATTATAATTGCACCATTGACTAGTGCTTTTGGAGGATAGGTCTAGATGTGGTTCGGGCCTCCCTTGGGGTGttacaaaaagaaatgaagatcTTGCATTCTGATAAATTAAGTCCAgctaaaaaaaaagaggaaagtaGGTTAAGATAGATGGGACAACTTTAGAGTTAGCTCTTGTATGTGGTAtcaaaattaatagaaataggTAATTACTTGGGGGCAAGTTCATCGGCTTGGCTTTGATGCTGAAATACTTGTAATTACAGAGGATTGCGTGAATTTCATTTGGACGGAGCCACCTTGTTCTGGCCTCTTCCAGAGTATTCTGAACATCTAAATCTGTCCATGAAAAGGAGTcgtaaaaacaaaatacatgagaattaaaatactaataaataacaaAGAAGTAATTCCCCAACGATAATTCTTGAAAGGACATAAGAAATTACTTATCATAAAAGAGAGAGCTCATAAAGAAATCGATAGGCAGACTAAAAATCGTAACAAGTAACTGTACCTGTTCTTCATCAACGTAAATACACATTATCACTTTTATCAAATTGTAGAAGATTAAGCATATATTAAATTACATGTAGCCTTGGAAAACAATAGTTTCCCATAGAacttattgttattatttgtaCTTCAATTCTAGAAAGCCTTGGTGAGTCTTGTTTGTTTTCAGATaggagataaaatgaaatgaaattaaagctgaaaattgaataaaatattattaaaatataatattttaatattatttttgtattgtgatttaaaaaagttgaattgtttattttattttgtaagagaatttgagaaagttgtaatgatagaTGTAATTTGagatagatgagatgaaatattttgtgaaaatgaacGAGAGTTCTCTCTCTAGATATGGGAggactttttatataaaaaaaagaaaaacgaaaaaaaaaggagtgaaaaaaaaatcacaatttcccATATAACAGACAAGTCCTTTTGTTTCAGAACTGCTGGAAAAACGGATGAATTTCGAAATAATGAGTCTAAGAAGCACAAAACTGGTGGAGAAGTACTTTTCTTGCTCGTAAAAGCCAAAACCCTAAGCAATTTCCCCCCCAGTGCTTAATTAGTAACGCCgtagcaaaaataaataaatagtaaagcGAAAGCGCTTTCCTACCTTTTattaataagaaattaaatctaaaaaatgCTAAAAATGCTTCTGAAAAGTGCTGTTACTTCtaagaaacatgaaaaaaaaattttgatcaatataatttatttatttatcaaaaaaagaaacatgAAAAAACACTTCAACAAATGCATCccgaaaattaattaaaaacaaatgaagaagaagaattattgCCGTACCATGCAATGTATGGAAGCCATGAATATCGGCGCCCACAAGCTTCCCGTCCATCATAAAACCTCGAACAAACCAAAACCTTCCTCAACAACGATTTTTCTCAGACCTTAACCGACGTCTCCGTACCTTAAAACCACAGGAAATTACTACTATCAGCGAAacaaaattagaaacaaaaaagctAATTCAAAGAATTCAAGAGAAGAAGCGGAAGAAGCACCTGATCAGACagaataataatttcttttaaaaaaggatTCGGAGCTCTATCTTCTGGCTTGTGCTTTGAACAATAGTActctaaaataaaaagaagtcgAGCAGACGTCAATCCAGACCTTTTGTACTCTGTTTTTTCTGTCAACGTAGCATTGATTTTCATATCTACGCGTGAACGACGGATAAAGATGATATGTAAATTCAGAAGAATTTGATGTTATTCATAAacagtaaaatattaaaagatttgtTAACAAGTTCAGAGGTTTATGAACAGAGTACCTCCACCTAATCACACAAAACATTCAAAATTTGTAgataattctattttattattataatgtttttaaatttttacataaaatataattaaaaatataattttttttaaatttttaaataataataatattaacaaataatattttatttaatttttatctaaaataattttatctcatctatcAATTCAAACCGACCCTTAATTTTTTTCAGTAATTACAAGAAGATCATGCGATGCAGGCTGCTTCTAACCTCATTATAAGCATTCATTCATCtcttatctttttaattttcaactctTAAACCCCCTGTAAAAATTTAACATCTAAACCCGAATCGTGAAAGGAACAGTGGCACGTACATGCACCCCGAATGCAGCTATCAGAAGTGTAACCATCCGGTCCATCCGTGATTGGTCTGACGCGTATCATTATTTTCGTATGTCCGCAAAAGTCGCCTCTTTACTactttctctttcctctctgttttgACAGTGAGAGGTGGGACACCAAGATGTATGATTAGGTTCATTTGTATTGTTTTATTCAAGATCCGTTTGGTTATTTGAGTTAGTGAGTTGAacttaatttagtttaattttaaattaaatataatatttaaatatataattcttaaattattaaattaatatcaatttaaaatttttttatacataagatttataatattttttcaactcaatacttTCTTACACGCGAGACTTACAACCTTTCTTAACTTCTTATAAACAAATCTAAATTCAtcctaatatttaaatacaattaaattcatcttatatgatttttataaaactaactctattatctcaacttattactattcataaagaatttaATTCATCTCGATATAACTCATCATTCAAACGCAACCTAATACTTCTTTGATTAGTAGGAAAATCGTacgtattttaaattattgatatttttgaaaaataattttaaaagataatatcattttttaaaaattattatattttaaaatatgattatgaaaaggaaataatttgtacattttttaaatttacaagtTCTGTacactcattctttttttttttgtttttttaaaaaaaggtaaaCTTGGGCAGGTTTGCCACTTGAGCAACGCAGCATCTCCAAAAGTCACTAATAACCGAAGAGATCGTGCTTATAAGATCAGAAAGTCCAAAGCCATTTGTTGCCTATCTTTCTGTATATGATCACATTTATCTTCAACTCTTGTATAGATCGTGTATTATTTGTAATTCCAAACTTCCATACAGATTTGTGTTAATATGATGATGCTTTGAGCTGCCAAAAAACAATTTATTCGACTATATCTTTCGGATAGGatgaagttatatatatatatatatatatatatatatatagtggtaTAAATTGAGCTACCTAATCATCTAGTTCATATGCAAGTCCCAACGAAGTTGTGATGATTCTTTGCATGCATGCAGGCAATTGGTTTGAGATAATGAAAGATCCTACCCTTGTTTGAGATAGTGATCTGCAGCTAGAGTTTGAACAACTTAACCATCCCAATTCTAAGAATCTCACAGAAAGACTTCATTGATAGCAATACTACGAGGGTACAAAGTTAAATTAATTTGTgcttatataagatgagatccTCAACCGGaagcttcctcctcctccttcaggCAAGTTAAAGCTCAACTTTAATGGATGCTGCAATTTTCGAAGGTAAGAATGCAGGTGTAGGTGCATGTCCTATTATGCAAAGAGAAGGGAGATGTAATAATGGATGTGTAGAAAAGAAAACAAGGTTATTGATGCTGATGACATCGAAGCCTTGGCAGCTCTCAGAGGGCCTCCAATTGATTTGTGGCAGAGGAATTAGTGAGATAATCCAAGAGGGTAACTCCTTAACAACTTCGACCTAGCTTACTTCGATGAAAAGCTTGAGCTTTTAGTTTTCATTCTGTccaaaaataagaaacaaaaaagaagatgatgaagctTTGAATTAGAATCTAACAAAATTTTTGCCGCATATTaaggacccccccccccccaaaaaaaaaaaaaaaattaccagtACTACCACATCTTCCCCATGGCCGGCAGATCGTCTTTTCctaagaaagagagagaaaaagaaagcgtCCTAGCATTCGAGTTTTTCTTTCCTTGCACTTTAAGAAGactaaaaaagaagcaaaagctGATCGTTCTCCCACTATGAAAATCTCCTCCTCCTAATTATGAGTTGGACGTTCACTTTCTATCCCTCTCAACAACCTCTATTATAAGATGAACACATCTCTCCAACCCCTTCAATCTCAGCCCAAGGCATTCTCTAGATTGTTGGTACATGCAAAAATGGAGGCCAAATACTGGTCTGTGCTCTTGGCATTGGCGTTGATTTTAGTTCTTGTCAATGGCGACGAtgaatcttcttcttctgtaaAGCCGGTGGTGAAGATAGTGAAGGGCCAAAAGGTGTGTCAGAAAGGGTGGGAGTGCAAAACTTTCTCCAAGCACTGCTGTAACGAGACCATTTCTGACTACTTCCAGACATACCAGTTTGAGAACCTCTTTGCCAAGCGTAACACACCTGTAGCCCACGCAGTCGGCTTCTGGGACTACCGTTCTTTTATCACTGCTGCTGCTGAGTACCAGCCATCAGGCTTTGGCACCACCGGTGGGAAGTTCAGCGGCATGAAAGAAGTTGCAGCTTTTCTTGGCCATGTTGGCAGCAAAACCTCCTGTGAGTTAattaaagtttttgtttttttgtcttgcaatttggttttgcttattAGTTTAGTATAAGCAGTGCTTAGGAGTACTTAATTTCAGTGTAAGCTTATAGGAGGCTGTGTTTTAAATGAAGTTTGGTGTCCTGATTCAGTATCCTTTAATATTGTTGAACAATATTGAATCTGTCGGGAATGGATATCTGAGGCCATCACAATTTGGGTTTATAGGCTTATTAGATTGAGATGATCTTGAACAATGAAATGAATGTATCCATCAAACTCACAAAGAGGTTGGCATACATTGAAGATCTGGCGTTTCCTGTTATTTAGGACACACATTTAGGAGATATTATGTAATTCAGACCCAGATACTGAGAATTTGTATCCTCAGATCCAAAACGCAGAAGATCTAAGTTTCATTTTTAGGTCAAACGAGTAGTATTGGGGTGTGAGTGGATTTCTCCTAGGATTGGATTGTAATGGCAATTAATATGAATCTGCAGCAATTCTATATTGCTGTGCATCATCCGGGTGTTCTGTCTTTAATTCTACGGTCATGGGTGCTTTACTAACTCATTCTCTGTGCCTAGTACTAGCAATGGTTATGATATGATCATGGTTGATACTTTTCAGGCGGATATGGAGTGGCAACCGGGGGACCTTTGGCCTGGGGTTTGTGCTACAACAAGGAACTGAGCCCGGAGAAGGATTACTGTGATGAGAGCTTCAAACTCACTTATCCATGCTCTCCTGGAGCTTCATACCATGGCCGTGGTGCCATTCCTATCTATTGGTTTGCACCTTTATTCACTTGAAGAATTTCTGTCAATTTAATTGAATGGAGAAAGTTATTATATTGCTGGAAAATGTTATTTATCGCCCTTTTAATCATCATTTAAATAAGTCAGGTCACGAAACGATGAAAGAAAATGGTTAGAAagttgataaataatatttttccttatcaAACACCTCCTCTATATACCTAATCATTTTGTTTGCATTTTTTATCATCAGGAACTACAACTATGGACAAACAGGGGAAGCACTGAAGTTGGATCTATTGAATCATCCAGAATATATAGAACAGAACGCAACCTTGGCGTTCCAGACTGCAATTTGGAGGTGGATGACTCCAATCAAGAAGCATCAACCTTCAGCACACGATGTCTTTGTTGGAAACTGGAAACCCACAAAGAATGACACTTTGTCCAAGAGGGTTACTGGTTTCGGCACCACCATGAATGTGCTATATGGGGATTCTGTTTGCGGTCAGGGTGATAGTGATTCCATGAACAGCATGATCTCCCATTACCTCTACTATCTTGATCTTATGGGTGTTGGCCGAGAAGAGGCAGGGCCTCATGACGTACTCAGCTGTGCCGAGCAGGCTGCTTTCAACccatcctcttcctcttcctcttcttgatTATCACGATCCCCTTTGCTTGCATACTGATATTGGTATAGGATGGATTAATAAGGGAGGGAAGCTATTCACATTCGAGTAAATGTACATTTACCGAAGGGAATATTGAAATACGAATGcattacaaacaaacaaaaaatataaagattcTGCTCAATTTTTGTACCTATGAAGATAAACTACTGGATTATTGATTTCTATATTGATCATATGTGGCTGCCCTTTATCAATATTGTTGTGTAAATGTTGAAGGAAAGTTTGTATATGTTGGATATGTAATGAACCATTTTGTGCAAGTTGCAATATTTCTTGCGTTTTAGTTCTGAAATCTCAGTGTTTTACCTAAGTTTTATAGCCAAGACTCGAAGTTTTTTCTTTCATGaataagaaagataaataaGGAGATGAGGGATATAGTACAGAAATTTGATAACTCAAAATATGCAGTTAAACCATGAGGTTTTCATTGCATTGAAATTGACCTGTGCATACCATTGTTATGTCACTCCATACTGAGTGAGTATACAAAAGTATTTAAAAGGATTCGacattatttgaaaaagaaaaatccttaCTTATTACAACGATTCTAACGaatttcaattaaaattttgactgatcattttgaaacataatctcATACGTGAGTTAAGTTTTTCTTAGTTCGCTTGGGATTTCCTTGAGTTGGTATAGATGTAAGAGAGTTATTAGAGATATAAAGGGATCACACACTGATGTGACATATTGTCAATGTGTCacgtttctttctctctctctctctctctctctctctctctctctctctctctctctctctgtgtggcACGTCTCTCCTCCTCCCCTTTTCCCAACCTCTCACTAACGTTGCCAATGAGACTCTTACCAATGTCGCCGCCAAACCTTCCTCACCTCTCGCCAACATCGCTGTCGCACCCCTCACCTTCCTCGCTACTCGCCGACGTCGTCCTTCACTGCAACCCAGTCATCTTTTTTGCCACTAACATTAGAACATTATCATTGTTATTATTGCATTCCCTCACCAACGGATACGATATCTCCCCTTTAGAGCGGAGaaagtaaaattgaaaaatagaaaatagtttgtgaaaTTGCAGATATAAAGACATATTTTTGGAAAGGAAAATTTGGTCATAACCTCCTGTACTTTGTACATATTGGTACTCGCcctttgttattattattatttttttaagaaataacatTTCGTGTAGGGATGAATTTTAGACCAAGCGCCTTCGTTAAAAATTCCATTCATATTGACTAACAAAAAAAACATGACAATTCTACATTTACCACGTagaattattttcctttctcatttaaaaaaataaaattaaaaattatattttgatcAAAAAAAGACACTAAGAGGGAGGTCTGTCTGGCCACCACCGGGCTTGGCCACCACGGGCATGTAGAGCCACATACCTTGTGCCTTGTGGTGGCTT
This genomic interval from Carya illinoinensis cultivar Pawnee chromosome 2, C.illinoinensisPawnee_v1, whole genome shotgun sequence contains the following:
- the LOC122300375 gene encoding chitinase-like protein 2, which produces MEAKYWSVLLALALILVLVNGDDESSSSVKPVVKIVKGQKVCQKGWECKTFSKHCCNETISDYFQTYQFENLFAKRNTPVAHAVGFWDYRSFITAAAEYQPSGFGTTGGKFSGMKEVAAFLGHVGSKTSCGYGVATGGPLAWGLCYNKELSPEKDYCDESFKLTYPCSPGASYHGRGAIPIYWNYNYGQTGEALKLDLLNHPEYIEQNATLAFQTAIWRWMTPIKKHQPSAHDVFVGNWKPTKNDTLSKRVTGFGTTMNVLYGDSVCGQGDSDSMNSMISHYLYYLDLMGVGREEAGPHDVLSCAEQAAFNPSSSSSSS